In a single window of the Streptomyces sp. NBC_00094 genome:
- a CDS encoding GAP family protein — translation MGDAVGQMLASAVGIAISPIPLIAVVLMLATPRGRGNGTAFTVSWVVSLSVVVTAVVLLGSSADASGDDGPADWTLWLKLGLGLLFLLMGAKQWKDRPREGQEPEPPGWMKAIDRFTPAKAAGLAAALAVANPKNLVLAVGGAVSIAGSGASAGGKTLAAVLMVLIASLCTLAPLAVFLLGGDRSAQILGGWKTWMSRHNAAIMTTLLVVLGAKYVGDALSGLAA, via the coding sequence ATGGGTGATGCCGTCGGACAGATGCTGGCCTCGGCCGTCGGCATCGCCATCAGCCCCATCCCGCTCATCGCGGTCGTCCTGATGCTGGCCACCCCACGCGGGCGCGGCAACGGTACGGCCTTCACCGTGAGTTGGGTGGTCTCCCTCTCGGTCGTGGTGACCGCGGTCGTCCTGCTCGGATCGAGCGCGGACGCCTCCGGCGACGACGGGCCCGCCGACTGGACGTTGTGGCTCAAGCTCGGACTCGGTCTGCTGTTCCTCCTGATGGGCGCCAAGCAGTGGAAGGACCGCCCCCGGGAGGGGCAGGAGCCCGAGCCGCCGGGCTGGATGAAGGCGATCGACCGGTTCACGCCCGCCAAGGCGGCCGGTCTCGCCGCGGCCCTCGCGGTCGCCAACCCGAAGAACCTGGTCCTGGCGGTCGGCGGCGCCGTCTCGATCGCCGGCAGCGGCGCCTCGGCCGGCGGCAAGACCCTCGCGGCCGTCCTGATGGTGCTGATCGCCTCCCTCTGCACCCTGGCACCGCTCGCCGTGTTCCTCCTCGGCGGTGACCGGTCCGCGCAGATCCTGGGCGGCTGGAAGACCTGGATGTCCCGCCACAACGCGGCGATCATGACGACGCTGCTCGTGGTCCTCGGCGCGAAGTACGTGGGCGACGCGCTGAGCGGGCTGGCCGCATGA
- a CDS encoding DUF1269 domain-containing protein, which yields MATLTVWKFDGPEGAGAVEDTLLQLQKQGLIKVLDAATVSWPEEAGKPKTKQLNNLTGAGALSGTFWGMLFGLLFFMPLLGAAVGAAAGALGGKMADVGIDDDFIDSVKSKVTPGSSALFLLSSDAVVDRVRNAFPTGHAELIQSNLDGEKEAKLREVFSA from the coding sequence GTGGCCACGTTGACCGTATGGAAGTTCGATGGACCCGAGGGCGCCGGAGCGGTGGAGGACACCCTGCTCCAGTTGCAGAAGCAGGGGCTGATCAAGGTCCTCGACGCAGCCACGGTCAGCTGGCCCGAAGAGGCGGGCAAGCCGAAGACGAAGCAGCTGAACAACCTCACCGGCGCCGGCGCGCTCTCCGGCACCTTCTGGGGCATGCTCTTCGGCCTCCTCTTCTTCATGCCGCTCCTCGGCGCGGCGGTCGGCGCGGCGGCCGGCGCCCTCGGCGGCAAGATGGCCGACGTCGGCATCGACGACGACTTCATCGACTCGGTCAAGTCGAAGGTCACGCCCGGAAGTTCCGCGCTGTTCCTGCTCTCCTCGGACGCCGTCGTCGACCGCGTCCGGAACGCCTTCCCCACCGGGCACGCCGAGCTGATCCAGTCGAACCTGGACGGCGAGAAGGAAGCCAAGCTCCGCGAAGTCTTCTCCGCCTGA